DNA from Salmo trutta chromosome 14, fSalTru1.1, whole genome shotgun sequence:
ctACAGTTAATCTGCAGGAGacatttaaaataaagtggtcccaatataaatatttatttttctttcattttcttttacatttcttttaaatacttaaagggatactttgggattttggcaatgatgccttttatctacttccccagagagctgaactcatggataccatttttaagTTGATGTGTCCAGTATGGTAGTTTCACGATCCAATGcaaactagcattagcgcaatgactggaagtctattggtatctgctagcatgccagtcattgcgctaatgctagttagcattggctcttGAAACTACCTTTAacatccttcatactggacacataaaaatggtatctacaaattcatctgactctgggtaagtggATAAATGACATAATTGCCAAAATGTAGAATTTGGAGTTACAGATCACAGTAACAAAATAGAGAATCTCTTGGATCCCTTGgtcaaaatgttgaaaatatgTATCAACAACTTGGCGTGACGTTAAAGTCTTGAAGTAACTTAGGTGCTGCAGTGCGATTTACTGCTTGTTTGCCAGGATAAAACATCTTCAAGTGCACAACACAGAGGAATTTGGatgtatcactgatctttaataagctttacctATCGGCCTCacagccttcgtcagagctttgaCGAAGATCAGTGACACTAttaagagcagtgtgcggtttccttttccCCTCAACTATTTCCTTTTTGACAAAAGGCTGCAGTTTAATTGAACCTGCATGGCAGTGTTTAAACAGTAGCATTCAGAGGGCAAAAAAACATAATGGAATCATTTTTTTAATACTATTAATAACAGGTAGACTATTGTTTTGGAGTAACCCTTTAATTGAAGCACTCATTATACCTTCATAAAATACCAGCTTTATGAATGTTACAGTATCATTAAAAAAAAGTTCTTAATAACAATGTTCTTAACACATGTTATGAATTGtttcataaaggtgttatgaatgccttatgtaCGGATACCCccttcaagtaaagtgttacccttTTTTGTAGCTAACCTGTTGATGCTTCAACGGAAGACACGTGTGTGCAAGGAGTAGTCACATCATACAAATAGGCAGGATGTATTGAATCCAGAAGTCACATATATTTAAGCATTTAAAACCACaatattcatatttaatggacaagaaatgtacataacatTTCCTTTGTGTGTAATAGCATAGCCATATCAATATCCTCACATAACGAACCCAATGAGTATACAAATGGACTAACAGCATCACATTGCCCTTGTCTTTCAACACTACCCAGTGGAGAGACcactagagagggagagggtgcgTCAGGGATTtcgtggtgatggtggtggggctCAGTCTCCAGGCCAGGGCCTGAATTCCAACTGCATTGAGCAGAGCACAGACTGGAGCCCCTGCTCCAGCAGCTGTGGCCCAGGTGTCTCCACCCGCAGCTCAAACAAGAACTGGGCCTGCCGCCCGCAGACCCAAACCAGACTGTGCCAAGTCAGGCCATGCCAGGCCACTGCCGTGCCTCGCAGCAGGTCGCATGTGGTGAGTGGGAGCAGCGCTCTCCGCCTTTCTTTACCTCAAACACTTTGCAAATACTCTTACTGCTGTCTGGCCATATTGTTTTCgaggttagttgaggtagaaTGGATTGCCACTTGAGGTGGGTGGACAGTTTGGCCATtagaaatgttttgctttcattctTGTACCTCACTTTTTGGCAAATGGGATGAATTACTTGATATAATTTACATTGTACCTTTACTTAGATACAGCATTGACCATAAATGTGTGCCATCAGAAGAACTGCATTATGAAGAATTGTATTGAGAGTTGTCAAAATGTCCTAATATTTCAATGTCCATGTAGATCAACTAAAAGTTGAAGTAAGAGATAATTTAAAATCATTCAATGTTTTTAATTGAAGTCCACTGTTATGTGTATTGCAGGGAACGGGTGCCTGCGATAGCAGCTTCAGGTCTCCCGTGCCCATTCATCTGGAGCACCAGGGCTGTTTGAGCATGTGGGCCTACAGGTTCCGGTTCTGTGGCCTGCAGTGTCTGGAAGGCCGCTGCTGCAGCCCCTACCGCACCAGGACCGTCAGCATGGCCTTCCGCTGCCCCCAGGGCAGGATGATCCACCAGCAGGTGATGATGATTGAGTCCTGCTCCTGCCACCACTACAATTGTCCCCAGTCCCCATTCACAGCCTACAGGAGAGCCATTCCCTGGCTTTAGAGTATAGGACCATGGAGAGTGAAATAGCCCCAAAGCCAGAGATGGGCAGGCCCTGTCAGTGAAGATACTGGACAATGACATACGAATAGGAATCGGGTAGGGTAGGATTCAATCAAACTTGCACTGTGGGAAAAAGCACATGGTTCCTGCGCTGTTGAAAAAGCACCATTAGTTTAACACAGTAAATATAGTCAAATGCTTTGCATTGATTAGAATATGTGTAAAAACAGTGTTAACAATTTTCTGCAGTGCAGGTTTGATTGAATTTCATCctctatttgattttgaatattgATTAGGGCCATTTAATTTAAATGAATACCTCCATCATCAAGATTCttagaaaaggtgtgtgtgtgtgagagagggagaacgagagagagaaaaagaggaagagagagagagagaggatgagtgactagttgattgattgatgcatGGTGGTGGATGGAGGTGGAGGCCTATTGCGGCCGTTTCGGTTACCTCAAAGTAAATATGGAACTGAATGTACAGTAGGTAGTTACTGTAAGTAAGAATAGGTTGGTGTCAACTCCAAGTGACCTTCATGTGCAAGCTTAGCTGTCAGTCATCATTTCAGTAAACTGTAAGTATTAGGTTATCAGTCAGATAATTTTTTTCAGTAATATTGTTATTatgctattgtcacgtcctggccagtatataaggttaattgttttgtagtttggtcagggcgtgacagagggtatttgttttatgtggttcggggtggtgtgtttgtgtaaagggtgtttgatttagtatgtccgggttttggtttatgtctaggtagttctatgtggaatctagtgtgtgtgtttctatgtttggttgattggggctctcagttgaaggcaggtgttgtctatctgcctttgattgagagtctcataaatgagggtgtgtttgtgtttgtgttttgtgggtgattgttctgtgttcagccctaggctttgccagactgttttgttgttcgtttgttagttctagtggttttgttattttgtattcagttggtttttgtaagtgaataaatctaaatatgagcatacacgtacctgctgcgtattggtctacattttcagacgacgatttcgttatatcgtcggaagacgaagacgacaaccgtgacagctatGTTACAATGAGCATAAAGACACCTGAATTACTGTCTTGTAGATTGGTATGGTTAATAATTAAAACATCATCAATTAAATATTGAAATTCTCACATTCATGCCTTAATAGCCTAttcacactgggcacacactggttgaatcaactttgtttcAATGTCATTTGTCAACCTATTGTGATGTGGACTCTACCTGAAAAACACATTTGGATTAGTAAAAAGTAATCAACCAGTActattttcatttcatttcaacaAGCATTGTAAACATTAAAATTAGAGTAAGACGTAAACTTAAATACAACGACTTAACCTGACTCACAGGTTGTTACGCCAGtctaatttcaacataatcatCAGAACTATGTAAACATTGAAATTGTGTAGAAAATTtcacataaaaaatatttttcaccCTATGCtcatgcattcggaaagtattcagaccccttggactCAGCCAAAgcccaaggggtctgaatagagtgtgcaaagctgtcatcaaggcaaagggtggctacttggaagaatctaaaatctaaaatatatatatatatttttaacacttttttggttactacatgattccaaatgtgttatttcatagttttgatgtcttcgttattattttacattgtagaaaatatgagtaggtgtttccaaacttttgactggtactgtaagtactcagtactttgttaaagtacctttggcagcgattacagcccaagtcttcttgggtatgacgctacaagcttagcacacctgtatttggggagtttctcctattcttctctgcagatcctctcaatctgtcaggttggatggggagcaccacagcacagctattttcaggtctctccagcgatgttcgaccaggttcaagtccgggctctggctgggccacttaaggacattcagacacttgtcctgaagccactcctgcattgtcttggctgtctgaACCTTTGcaccagtctgaagtcctgagctctctggagaaggttttcatcaaggatctctctgtactttgttccgttcatcttccTCTCGAtcctgtctcccagtccctgccgcttaaaaacatccccacagcatgatgctgccaccacccttctgccccgattgctcaatttggccaggcggccagttctaggaagcctcttggtggttccaaacttcttccatttaagaatgacggaggccactttAGTGGTTAATTTCTGTGTTAtcaatgaggagagacaaacttatcacacaagtcagagttatacttaaactgaaTCTTTATTAGTGAGAGCTCTGCAATAGCGATCGCTGGTCGACGAACCAGcctcagatgattcgttgagatcCCCGACACAAAGGATACAAATACCTttttatagcaaagatacacCCCCTTAGTCTACATAGCAAACAACAGATgtgtggaatgggtcacaaggtgagACTTGATAATTGAGAAAGGAGTCTCCCCCAGCCAGATAGCATTTGCTATGAAGACTGTTCTTATTGTACAGAGTTTGGCCCCTAAGACAAGGCTCAGATCAcgtccctggtacttcatagtacataaacaccaactcattctatggcataaatcaattgtcaactccagATACCCCTATCTCAAGTAAAACCCATGTCCTTGATCACACGCCTAGACGAGCTCACAGAGGAGTGAGCATCTAAGTCATACACAATCCCAGGATAGGTGCAACATCAGAGATGcagctgagttcaatttcgagtctcatagcaaagggtctgaatacttatttaaataaggtatttctgttttagattttttataaatttgcaaaaatgtctaaaaacctgtttttgctttgtcattatcaatcaatcaatcacatgtatttataaagcattcttacatcagctgatatctcaaagtgctgtacagaaacccagcctaaaaccccaacagcaaacaatgcaggtgtagaagcacggtggctaggaaaaactccctagaaaggccagaacctaggaagaaacctagagagtaagcaggctatgaggggtggccagtcctcttctggctgtgccggggggagattaacagaacatggccaagatgttcaaatgttcataggtgatcagcagggtcaaataataataataacagtggatgtcgagggtgcaacaggtcagcacctcaggagtaaatgtcagttggcttttcatagccgatcattgagagtatctctacagctcctgctgtctctagagagttgtaaacagcaggtctgggaaaggtagcacgtccggtgaacaggtcgggattccatagccgcaggcagaacagttgaaactggagcagcagcacggccaggtggactggggacagcaaggagtcatcaggccagatagtcctgaggcatggtcctagggctcaggtcccctgagagagagaaagaaagaaagagagaaagagagaaagagagagagagttagagagagcatacttaacctctatgggctaggtgggacgcttgaatcctgtggcgcgatattcaaataccttagaaatgctatttcttcaatttctcaaacatatgactattttacagcattttaaagacaagactctcgttaatctaaccacactgtccgatttcaaaaaggctttacaacgaaagcaaaacattagattatgtcagcagagtacccagccagaaataatcagacacccatttttcaagctagcatataatgtcacataaacccaaaccacagctaaatgcagcactaacctttgatgatcttcatcagatgacaatcttaggacagtatgttatacaatacatgcatgttctgttcaatcaagttcatatttatatcaaaaaccagctttttacattagcatgtgactagcatgtgactagcattcccaccgaacacttccggtgaatttactaaattactcacgataaacgctcacaaaaaacataacaattattttaagagttatagatacagaactcctttatgcactcgctatgtccgattttaaaatagcttttcggtgaaagcacattttgcaatattctaagtagatagcccagccatcacaggctagctattttgacactaaccaagtgtggtactcaccaaa
Protein-coding regions in this window:
- the LOC115207111 gene encoding WNT1-inducible-signaling pathway protein 2-like; this translates as MDRRDATLLGSLLLCIITQVCCQLCGGPCHNCPWPAPRCPLGVPTVLDGCRCCQVCARQEGEDCTERFVCDSQQGLQCDYSASYPGGPGECVSQNMLGCELNGMHFEEGQTFQPSCAQLCHCLGGGVTCVPLCSDDLQVPAAANCPNPQLVRQPGRCCREWVCESLDNNIYPDTMAAVERPLERERVRQGFRGDGGGAQSPGQGLNSNCIEQSTDWSPCSSSCGPGVSTRSSNKNWACRPQTQTRLCQVRPCQATAVPRSRSHVGTGACDSSFRSPVPIHLEHQGCLSMWAYRFRFCGLQCLEGRCCSPYRTRTVSMAFRCPQGRMIHQQVMMIESCSCHHYNCPQSPFTAYRRAIPWL